Part of the Natrialbaceae archaeon AArc-T1-2 genome, CGAACCGTTGGTATCCGGCCCCGTCCCCTCAGTTGACGACGACGTCCGGCTCGTCTCGCTGTGGGGACTCTTCGTCGTCTCCCCCGCGGAACTTCTTCACCGCGACGCCGAGTGCGACGAGTACGACGAGTGCGACCACGAGCCCGACCGCGCCCTTGCCGCCGGAGTCGTCTGCGGCCGTGGCCGCGCCGACGTCTTCGTCGGTTTCTATTTTCGTCTCCGTCTCCGTTTCGGGCGTCGTCGACTCGTCCTCGGCCTCGGCCGACTCACTCCCGAGAATGTCTGTCAGACGCGCCGGTCCGAGCTGGGTGTCGCCGTCGAGATGCAGTTCGATGACGGTGAATTTCTTGTCGCCCATACGACCGGTGTCGACGAGCGCGTACTTAGGGGTTGTGCTGGCTCGCCTCGAGTGCGACACACCGGGGCGGCGTCCCCCAACCGGCGTCTGACGGAGACGCTTCGACCGGTACGGTTAAGTGTCCGTCACAAGCGGTGTTTCGTATGAGCGGACGACCGCTTGACGTCCTCGAGGAATCTCTCGGCGAACGCGTCACGGTACGCCTGAAAAGCGGCGAGGAGTACGCCGGCGAGCTGGCTGGCTACGACCAGCACATGAACCTCGTCCTCGAAGACGTCGGCATCTCGGCCGAGACGGACATCGAATCGGAATCGCCGTCTGAAGACACAACCATTATACGCGGCGATAACGTCGTGTCGATAACTCCATGACTGGTGCAGGTACCCCGAGCCAAGGAAAGAAAAACACGACGACCCACACCAAGTGTCGCCGCTGCGGAGAGAAGTCCTACCACACCAAGAAGAAAGTCTGCTCGTCGTGTGGCTTCGGCAAGTCGGCCAAACGACGCGACTACGAGTGGCAGGGCAAATCCGGCGACAACTGACGCTTTCTTCTCGAGCCGAACGCTTTTCGCCCTCGTCGGGCCAACTGTCGGTATGACCGTCAGCTACGATGCGATAACGGTCGACTGGCTCGGCTACGCGACCGTCCGACTCGAGGGCCGTACCGGCGTCGTCGTCTACACCGACCCCGGCCGCTACGGCGTCCTCGAGGACTACGACGCCCGCGACGGCGACCTCGTTCTCATCACCCACGCACATCACTATGACCCCGACGGCATCCGGCGGGTCGCCCACGAAGACGCCATCGTGCTCGTTCACGACGCGATCGACGCGAGCGAGATCGACCGCGTCGACGAACGGCCGGAGGACCTTCCCTACGAGATCGAACGCGTCCGAGCCGACGAGAGCTTCGTCCTCGGACCGCTCGATCTGTTCACCACGCCGGCGTACAACGATCCCGACGGACCACACACCCGACCGGACGGCACGCCGCACCATCCACGCGGCGAGGGATGTGGCTACGGCGTCACGATCGACGGCGTCACCGCCTTCTGGGCCGGCGACACCGACGTACTGGCGGCCCACGAGGAGCTCGCTATCGACGTGGCGATGCTCCCGATCGGCGGGGCGTACACGATGGACCGTCACGAGGCGGCCGATCTCGCGGCGGCGATGGATCCCGGTCTCGTCGTGCCGATCCACTACGATACGTTCGCGGAGATCGAGACGGACGACGAGGCGTTCGTCGTCGACGTGGCGACCCGAGGGGTACCCGTCGTGCTCGATCGGTGAGGGAGCCGATCACGCGGTTTCAGAAAAGAGCGCAGCTGAGCTGTCGCCGTCGGTCCAGCGAACCGTCACCTCGTCGCCGCGGTCGACGTCGACGATTGAGATCGCATCGCCGTCTGTCACCCGGTCGACGTCGCTGTGGCTCGCCCACGATCCGCGCGAGGTCCCGTCGACGGCCACGACCAACGTCTCGGCGTCGATTTCGTCGCCGCCGTCGTGAACGATCGTCGCCTCGCCGTCGGTCGCGTCCAGATCGAACGTCACCGACGGCGCGCCGGCCGGCAGCGACCGACGGTAGCCCCGACCGAGGAATGCCGCGACGACGATGGCGAAAAGCACCAGAATGAGAGCCGCCACCGATGCCGGTAACGGACCGCCGACCCCGGCGGCGGTCGCGACGAGCGTCCCAAACGCGAGCAAGCCGATCGCCACGAGCATAAACGCGAGTATCGCGACGAAAATCACGGCGAGAAACCCGGTGAGTGCCGCTCGCAGTCCTCGCAAGATCTCGCTCATGGATGGACCAACGAGAACGGTCACAAAAAGGGATCCGATACGTCGGTGTCTCCCTGCAGGGAGCGTAGAGACGGACTAAACGACGTCCATCTCCTCGAGTCGCTCGGGAAGGTAGGTCTCGGTGACGAAATCGAGCCCGTAGGAGGCGAGCGACTGCTGTTCCGATTTCTTCCCGATCTCGAGCTGTAACTCGATCTGTTCTTCCCAGTACTCCGTCTGGAATCGCGGATCCTCGAGTTCGCTCTCTAAGGCGTTCTCGTCGGAGTCGCTAAGCGGATCGGTCGGCAGGTCGTACTCGACGATGTCCTCGGGCTGGATGCCGACGAACTGCGCTTCGGGCGTCGCGAGATACTCGGAGAGGTGGGCCGATTTGATCGAGCCGTAGGCGACCGAGCCGTAGATGCGGTACGACCACGGATCGCCGTCGGTAAAGACGGTCACCGGGAGCTCGAGTTCGTCGCGGAGGCGTTTGGTGATCCGCCGGGTCGCTCTCGCTGGCTGGCCCTTCAGATGGACGATGAGCGCGTCGTAGGCCTCGTCGAAGCCGTTCTCGACGAGCCGGTCGCGCATGCCGCCGGTTTCGACGGCGAGGACGAACTCGGCGTCACAGTCGAGAAACTCGATCGTGTCCGGGTTGTTGGGGATCTGGTAGCCCCCCTCGCCGACGTCTTTCTGACAGTGGATCTCACGTTCTCCACGGCGGGTCTGTTCGCGGAGGTACAACGGTCCCATGATCGTCGCGCCCGACTCCTCGGGGCGCATGTGAAAGTCCTCGCGGGTGACGCCCGTGACGATCTCCAGGTCCTCGACCAGTCCGTTCGACTCGTCCTGGCTCGAGAACTGGGCGTGTTCGTTGTCCCAGGACTCAGAGAGGTAGTACAGTTCACGCAGCGTCGAGGAACGATCTTGCTCGAGTTGGTCTGCGAGAAACTCGATCGTGTAGACGGCTTTCAGCAGTTTCCGCGCGCCCCGGACGGAGTTTGCAGACCGAGTCGAGGTCCGGTCGCCGTAGACCCAGACGCCGGCGTCCTCATCGTACTCGATGTTGCTTTTCGTCCGCGTCGGCACCGACATCTCGGGAATCTCGCCCAGTTCGAACTGGTCGTAAAACTGTGCCGCGAGGTCGATCAACTGCGCTCTGGCCTGCTCGTTCGTGTCCGTGCTCATGCTGACACCGTGATTTCGCTTCGCTCATCACGAGCAATCATTCGCGTGCTCATGATGACACCGTGATTTCGCTTCGCTCATCACGAGCAATCATTCGCGTGCTCATGATGACACCGTAAGCTTCTCCGCTTCGACACCTTTCACGTCGAGGTCGAACGACGCGTCTCCCCCCAGTTCGTACTCGAGGACGGCCTCCTCGCCGCTTTTGACTTCGGGCTCCCAGCTGACGAACCACTCGCCGTCCATCTCGACGACGCTCGCATCCTCGGGGAGGTTCGAGGGCTCGGCCGTGACGATGTCGGTGACCTCGAGCGACTCGTTCGTACTCGAGTTGTTCTCGACGACGAGTTCGACGCTCGTTGCATCGCCGTTTTCCCCGAGGCGGCGCTCGACGAGGACGTTGTTCATGATGCGGGCGACGGCGTCGTCGATGTCGGGGTCGGGCCGGTCGGTGACCTCGGCGACTTTCCGTGCCATCTCTGGGAGGATCTTGCCGAGGACGTTCTGTTTCTTCCGGCGTTTTTCCATCGAGCGCCGTTTGTTGAGATAACTCTTGAGGTCGCGGGCGGCCTCCCGGATGGCGAGTTCGATCTCGTCTTCGATCTCGGGAACGTTCGCGACCGCGTCTTTCGACTCGCTGGTGAAGGGCACGTTCGTCGAGGCGACGTGGACCATGATCACCGCCGGCCCGTTCGGGAGCCCGGAGCCGCCGGGCTGGTCGAGCCCGTAGTTGCGCCAGCCGATGGACTTCACGACGTCGGTCGTCGCACACGCACCACGCTGGTAGACCAGCGGGACGCGATTGGCAAAGCGAAGCACGTCGACGCCTCCCTCTGCCTCTACCTCGCCGCCGTAGGCGATGCCGGCCTCGACGACGAACGGATCGCCGCCGTGTACTTCGGCGTTGCGACTCGCCGCAGCGTAGAAGTCGGCGTCGAACTCCTTTCGCAGCCCCGTCTCGATGAGGTCTGCAGAGATCGGCGAGAGACATCGCGTCGGCGGTGCCATGATGTCCGTTTCCCGCATCGCGTCGACGAGGTCGCTCGAGGCGTCTCTGTCGTCGACGAGTTCGCGAACGAGCGGCGGGTCGTCGGGGACGGTCGCCATGACCGTCCAGATCACCTCCGTGACGTTCTCGCGGGCGGTGTCGCCGAACGTCGCACCGTCGTACTCCTCGGTGAGGTCGGCGGCCCGGTCGACGTGCTCGCGGAGCCGACCCCGGGTGAGCCGATGTCGGACGTCGTCCTCGTCTGTGAATCTACCCACGAGCCGGCTCGCGAACGCGTGGATCGTTTCGTCGTCCTTTCGCGTGCTCGTGGCCTCGTCGGCGAGAGCGTAGAGGTCGGAAACGGTGCGTGATTCCTCGCGTTCGCCGTCGGTGTCCTCGTCTTCGCCGCCGACGGCTGCGACTTCGTGCCAGACGGCTTCGACTGCGTGTTCCTGGACGGTGTCGCCGAACGTCGTGTCGTACTCGTCGGCGACCGACTCGGCCGCGCGTTCGACGAGTTCGCACAGTACGTGGTGGGCGATCCGCTCCCGATCGACGACCGCGTCGGCGACGGATGCGGCGAACGCCGCCGTCGCGTCGGGACCCTTGTTCGCGGTCGCCCGCGAGACGGCGTCCTCGAGATCGCTCGTCGTCTGTGGCGTCGTCCAGGTCATCTCACGGCCGTCGTGGCGGTCCCGGAAGGCGTCGACGATCGAGTCCGCGGTCTTCTTCCCGACCCGGGTGAACTCCTCTTGTACGAAGCCGGAGACGGTGTGTGAGTCCGTCGCGGCGAGCATCTTCATCACCGTCCCGAGCTCGACTCCGTGGGGGTGGGGACGGATCTCTTCGGTCTCCTCGGGAAGCTGATCAGTCGCGCGCTCGAACTTGAAGTGGGCCTGGGGTTCGCGAAGCTCGAGGCGGGCGTGGGGGTTGACGACCGCCGTGTGCTTGATGTAATCGTGAAGCTGGGAGCGAGCGCGCATGTTTGCCTCCATCTCGAGTTCGATGCGGGTGCCGTGGGGGCGGTCCCAACTGGTCGTCTCCTCGACGCTGATCTCCGGTTCGTTCTCGTCGGTGTCGACGATGAGTTCGAAGTACTGGGCCTCACTCGAGCCCTGGGTGCGGCTGGTGATCTTCGCGGGTTTGCCACTCGTCAGCTGTGAGTAGAGCACGGCAGCCGAGATACCGATCCCCTGCTGGCCACGTGCCTGCTCGCGGGCGTGAAACCGCGAGCCGTACAGCAGTTTTCCGAAGACTTTCGGCAACGACGCTTTGGTCAGTCCGGGACCGTTGTCCTCGACGATCAGTTTGTAGTAGTCACCCTCTTCCTGAATCTCGACGTAGATATCGGGGAGAATGCCGGCCTCTTCCGTGGCGTCCAGGGAGTTGTCGACGGCCTCTTTGACGGCCGTGACGAGCCCCCGGGCTCCACTGTCGAAGCCGAGCATGTGTTTGTTCTTCTCGAAGAACTCGGCGATCGAGATCGCACGCTGGCTCTCGGCCAGCTCCTCGGCGATCCCCGGCTCCTCGCCGAGCGTCGACTGGAACGACGTCATCGTCCTCCCATACTGGGGGCGGGATTAAAAGGGGTGCGCTACCGGCCCGGAAGTGGAACTGGTGTGCACGGAACCGTCTTCGGGACGGACTCTCGCTGACGCAGCCGCGCGCTCGGGTGACGAGAGCCGAGGGTTCCATCGATAACGCGTCACTTTTAGTTTCGCGGTCGGTAGACTCCCCACGTGCGGTTCGACGGATCCGAGACACGCAGACGCTCGAGCGGCCGAAGCGGGATCGTCCCGTCCCGGACGACACCATGACCGACGACAAACATCCCGAACCAGATCGACAGCGATGCCCTCCAGCCGTCGCTGTCGTCGACGCCAGCTCGCCCGGCAACGTCGGTACCATCGCGCGGGCGATGAAGAACTTCGGCTTTTCGGAACTTTTGCTCGTCGACCCGCCCGAACTCGATCCCGACGGCGAGGCCTACGGCTTCGCGGGCCAGGCACGCGAGGACATCCTCCCGAACGCCGAGGAGCTCACATTCGATCAGCTCGTCACGAACTACCACACGATCGGCTGTACCGCCGTCACCAACGAGGACGACCGCAGTCACGTTCGCTTTCCCTACTCGACGCCCGCCGACCTCGCGATGCGACTGCCGACCGTCGACGCACCCACTGCACTCGTCTTCGGTCGCGAACGCGTCGGACTCACCAACGAGGAACTCGCCCGGATCGACGAGATCTGTTCGATCCCGGCAAACGCCGACTACCCCGTCCTCAACCTGGGCCAGGCCGCGACGATCACCCTCTATGAACTCCGCGGCCTCGCACTCGAGGAAACCCAGCTGCCAGACGTCCAGCGCGTCCGTGCCCCAGAACCCCTGCTCGAGCGACTCTACGACGACTGGGAGGCGTTGCTCGAGACGATCAACCATCCCGAGGAGAAACGCGAGAAGACGATGCGGATGATCCGTCGGATCTACGGCCGCGCGGACCCGACCGAACGGGAGGTGAACACGCTGCTCGGACTGTTACGCCGGACGAGAGAGCGCCCCGACCGAGACGACCGGTCATGAACCCTGGGTTACTTTCACCACTACACCTCGAGGTACGAACCCAAACGATTAATCGAGATGCCGGTGCATACGAGCCACGATGGTCGAAACGCACAAGCCGGAACTCGAGGGAGAAACGCTCCAGTACAGAGACGATGCGTGGGAACTCACCGGGACCATCGAAATCAAACGAAACGGCGAACTCATCGCCGCGGAGGCGCGAAAGACGGACCGGGTCCGCGGCGAGACCGGACGGCTCGCGTTTACGGTCGCGAACGGTGCCTCCTCGATCAACCCCGGTAACCCAGAGAACTTCGTGGCAGAGATCGAACCGCAGAATACGGGATACGCTCTGATCGCGTCCAGAGATCACACGACGGACCGCTACGAACTCAACAGCATGCAGTACGGCTAGCGCGTTAGGCCCGTTTCTGGATCTCCTCGCGGAGCACCTGACTCACGAGGTCGCCGTCGGCCTTTCCGCGAAGTGCGCCCATACACTCTCCCATGAGTCCGGAGAACGCCTGCATCCCCTCTTCTTCGACCTGCGTTTCGTTTCGTTCGACGACCTCGCGGACCGCCTCGCGGACCTCGTCCTCGCCGACGCCGCCTAAGCCCGCCTCCTCGGCGGCGTCTTCGGCCGAGCGGTCGGGGTCGTCTGCGAGCGCTGCGAGCAGGTCCGGGACGCCCTCGTTGGGCAGGTCACCGTCCTCGACCATCGCGAGCACCTCCCGGAAGTGCCGGTCGGTCAGGTTCTCGACGGGGACGTCGTCGCGTCGTAGCTCGGTGACGGTCGACTCGAGCGTGGTCGCAGCGAGCGTCGGGTCAACGCCGTCGGCGACGACGTCCTCGAACAGCGGCATGTACTGGCCGTAGGCGACCTGCTCGGCGAGGCCGGCGTCGAGGTCGTACTCGTCCTGGTAGCGGTCGACCTTCTCGGTGAGCAGCTCGGGTTCGGGCACGTCGCTCGGATCCGGCTCGACCGGCGGGACGTCGGTCTCGGGGTACATCCGGGCTGCGCCGGGCAGCGGCCGGAGGTACCGCGTGGTGCCGTCGTCGTTTGCCCCGCGGGTCTCCTCGGGGACGCCCTCGAGGGCCGTCTCGGCACGCTCGGCGACGGCCTCGATCGCCTGTGTCGCGACGTCGTCGGCCGCGGCGACGATGGCGACGGCGTCGTCCTCGCCGGCACCGACCGCTTCTTTCAGGTCCATGACGTCGCCCTCGGTGACGCCATAGGCCGGGAGCTCGTCGGTGTGGAAGATGCCGCCCGCGCCGTGGCGCTTGGCGTGGTCGGAGAACTCGGTTCCGAGTCGTCGGTCGGGAGCGATCTCGCGGCCGACGAGTCCGTCGAAGCCATACAGCGGCACTGCCGTCACCGCGCCGCCTGCCTCGAGTGCGCCACGGATGACGCCGCTGTCGGTGTCCTCGAAGACGTCGGTCACGTCCGTCGTCTCGCCGACCGACGCGTCGCGTTCGGCGAGCTCCGCGGCGAGCTCGACGAGTGCGACCTGCCGGGCGACCTCGGTGCGGACGATGTCGTCGATGTCGTCGAGGCTCTGGACGCCTTTAATCTCGACCCGGGCACCGTCTTCGATCGAGACGTTGACGTCCTGGCGGATGGTTCCCAGCCCGCGCTTTACCTTCCCCGTCGAGCGAAGCAACATGCCGATCCGCTCGGCTGCCTCGCGGGCCTGTGCCGGCGTTCGGATGTCCGGTTTCGTCCCGATCTCGACGAGCGGGATACCCAGGCGGTCGAGGCTGTAGACGACGCCGTCGTCGGTCTCTTCGACGCGCTGGGCGCTTTCTTCCTCGAGCATGAGGTCTTCGATCCCGACCCCGCCGTCGCTCGTCTCGATTTCCCCGTCCGTGGCGATCAGCGACGAGCGCTGAAAGCCCGTCGTGTTCGAGCCGTCGACGACGATCTTTCGCATGACGTGGGCCTGGTCGACCGGCTCCATCTCCAGCAGCTGGGCGATCTCGAGGACCGTCTCGAGGGCTTCCTCGTCGAGTTCCGTCGGCGGCTCGTCGTCTTCCTCGACGAGACAGGTCGAGTCGTACGCGAGGTACGTGAACTCTCGTTCGACCTTGCTCTCTTCTAAGGCGGCCTCGTCGATCTCGCCCAGTTCGCTTCGCGTCGGGTGGAGATACCGGGCGAACTCCCGCGTCGCCGCCTCGGGGTCGCGCAGTTCGGTCGGACAGTTACAGAACAGCTTCGTCGCCGTCTCGAGTTGCTGGTGGATCTCCAGCCCGGCGACGAGTCCGAGGTCGTCGTAGTCGTAGTCGGCCATTGCCGTCGTCTCGGAGGCGGAGGGGTAAAAAACCGTTCAGTTGGGCGTCGTCTCGGCCGCGCCGATCCGTCCGTCGACAGCGGCCGACGAGCTCGTCGTTAGTACTCGGTGCCTTTCCGTGCCCGCTGGCCGGCGTCGATCGGGTGTTTCTCCTTGCGGACGTTCGTCACGAGGTCGGCTTCCTCGAGCAGATAGTCGGGGCGCTCGTGGCCGCCGGTGAGCACGAGCTCGAGGCCGTCGGGTTTTCGCTCGAGGAGGTCGAGGACGTCCTCGGGGGCGATCAGCTCGCGGTTGGCCGCGTAGATGATCTCGTCTACGACGAGCATGTGGACGCCCGCTTCGGGGCCTGCCTCGAGCGCCAGTGGCTCGGCCAGGTCGGCCTCGCCGGCGGCGTCGACGAGCTCGCGGGCACGCTCGAGAGCCCCTTTCGCCTTCGCCTCGTGTTCGTCGTCCTCGGAGCCGTCGAGAAAGCCGTGCCAGCCGTAGCTGCCGGTGTTCTCGTAGCTCAGTCCCGGGATCTCGGCGATGGCGTTGTACTCGCCGCGGACGTCCTCGACGCTGTCGGCTCCGCCTTTCATGAACTGCAGCAGGTGGACGCGGTAGCCGTGGCCGGCCGCCCGAAAGGCCATCCCGAGTGCGGCCGTGGTCTTGCCCTTGCCGTTTCCCCACCAGACCTGTGTCAGCCCGAACTCCTCGGGAGCGCGTGGCTCGATTTCGCGGGCGTCTGGCGTACGGCCCTTGCCTGGCGTGCGTGCGATCGGATCGGTGTCGGTATCGGTGTCGTCTGTCATGGTTGTGGTGTCTCGGCCGGAGCCCTTCGTCGCATCGGTTTCACAGCCGCTCGAGGAACGTATCGAACGCCCCACTGTCAGCGTGGACGTGGACGTACGTGCCGAGCGCGTCGTACTCGGTCAGGCCGTCGTGATCGCCGTCGATGCCGTCGCCGCGGACGGTCTCGAAGGCAAAGCGGGCGTCGCCGTCGACGTCGGCGCTCGAGTAGTGAAACTCGTGACCGCGGAGTCGCTCGCCCGCCTCGGCCGTCAGCGTTCCGTCCACGGCCTCGAGTTCGACGTGATCGAGCGCCTGGTAGCGGTCGTGCATGGTCACGTCGGCCGGCACGATCCCGGCCATCTCGTGGGTGTTCCCCTCGGCCGTCGTCAGCGTCTGGGACATCGCCATCAGGCCGCCACACTCCCCGAGGACCGGCAGGCCCTCGCTCGCCAGCCGGCCGAGTTCGGACAGTGTGCCCGCAGACTCGAGTTCGCCGGCGTGGAGTTCGGGATAGCCGCCCGGCAGGTAGACGCCGTCACAGTCGGGGACGGGGTCGCCCGCGAGCGGCGAGAACGTGACCAGGTCGGCTCGCTCGCGGAATCGCTCGAGGGTGGCCGGATACCGGAAACAGAACGCGGCGTCGTCGGCGACGGCGACGCGAGCGTCGACTGTCGGGCCGGGTTCGGGGCTCGAGGCTGGTTCCGGAGGTTCACGTGCTACGTCGGCAAGCCGGTCGGCCTCGAGCGTCTCGGCCGCCTCCGAAAGCGCCGCCTCGGGCAGGGCAGCCTCCTCGCCCATGTGTAGCCCGAGGTGGCGGTCGGGAATCTCGAGGTCCGGGTTCGGGGGAATCCGGCCGAAGTACGCGAGGTCGTCGGGCAGGGCGTCACGAATCCCCTGTTCGTGGCGGCCGCCGTGGGCGCGCTGGGCGATGATCCCCGCGACCTCGATCTCGCGGCCGATCTCGGCGGCGTACTCGCGAAAGCCGAGCGCGGTCGCGCCCACGCTCTCCATGCCGGCTTTCGCGTCGACGACGAGGACGACCGGCAGGGAAAGCGCTTCGGCGACCATCGCCGTGCTCGAGCCGTCGCCGTCGTACAGTCCCATCACGCCCTCGACGACACAGATAGCGGGGGACGACGTCCCCCGGGAAGACGGGTGTGAGCCGTCGATGCCGCCCTCGCCGCGGGCGTAGTTGCGCCGGACGCCCTCCTCACCGCAGAGCCACAGGTCGAGGGTACGGGAGGGGCGGCCGGCGACCGCCTCGTGGTGGCTCGGATCGATGAAGTCCGGCCCGGCCTTGGCGGGCTGGACCGCGTACCCGGCGTCCTCGAGCGCCTGTATGATCGCCAGCGTCGCGACGGTCTTGCCGACGCCGGAGCTGACGCCGCCGAGGACGAACCCCGGCGGGCCACACGTCCCGGTCATTCGATCGCTACCTCCCGGCGAACCGCGAGCACGACCAGATCAGAAAACGGCGTGTCCCCCTTCCCGTCGCCGCCAGCGTGTTCCGCGAGCTCCCCGAGCGTGAACCGGTGGATCTGTTCGTCCTCGTGGGTCAGTTTCTCGAGTACCAGCGCCTCGAGGTCCGGGTCCGCACCGTTTTCGAGCAGAAACTCGGCGATATCCCCGGGCATGATGTCGTAGGGCCGTGGGAGCACGAGCAGGTGACGGTCGCCGACGACCGAAGCGAGGCGATCCACGTCCGCAGAGACGTCGCCGCTCTTGTGGAGGGTGACGAACGTCGAATCTTCCTTGGGCGTCCGAGCTCGGCTCGCAGCCACCTGAATCGAGGAGATGCCGGGGATCACCCGCACCGGAACGTCGGGGTCTTCGCGCTCGACAGCGTCCTGGACCTTCCCGACGAACTGGTAGCCCGAGTGGTTGGGATCGCCCATCGCGACGGCCGTTCCCGACTCGCCGTTTGCGACGCGTCTGCCGAACTCCTCGAGCGCCTCGGCCTCGTCTTTGTACCCACAGGTCAGCAGGTCCGCGTCGGTACACTCCGCGACGAACTCGACGACAGTGGTGAAGCCGACGACGACGTCCGCCTCGCGGATGGCGCGTTCGCCACGCGGGGTCAGATACTCGAGGTTGCCCGGCCCGACGCCGACGGCGTAGACGGGGTCGTCCGTCGCTTCATCTATGTCGGACTCTGCCGCCGCAGCAGCGAACGTCGCCGGATCGGGGCCGGCCTCGAGGTCGTACTCGCCGCTCATTTCTCACCCTCGTCCGCTCTTCGGTCGTCGGCCACACGCTCGAGCTCGAGCTCGTCCGTCCGGACGTCCTTGGCGACGTGAATCAGTTCGTTCGTCAGCGCGGCTGCGAGGCCGCTTCCGCCGCGACGGCCGACGTTGGTGATCGCGGGCACGCCGTACTCCTCGCTGACCTCACGGATCCGCTGGCGGCTCTCCTCTGCCTTGACGAAGCCGACGGGGGTCGCGACGACGACCGCGGGTCGGGTGCCGTTCTCGATGCAGTCGGCCAGTGCGAAGGCAGCCGTCGGCGCGTTGCCAACCGTCGCGATCGAATCCTCGTAGATGCCCTGCTTGTCGAGCTCGAGCACCCCCGAGGCGGTCCGGGTCATGCCCGTCTCCTTCGCCAGTTCGGCCCCGTGGCCGATCGCCTTGTGTTTTGCACAGTCGTGGCCCCGACCGGTGATGCCGGCCTGGGGCATGGTGATGTCTGTGACGATGTTCGCTTCCTCGAGCACGGCCCTCGCGCCCGCCCGGACGGGGGCGTCCTCGTCGTCGTCCAGCTCGTCTCCGCCCGTAAAGCGGATCAGGTGCTGGAACTCGATGTCACCCATCGAGTGGACCGACTTCTGCCGCATCCTGTCGGCCAGGGTCTCGTCGGGGACGAACTGCCGGACGATGTCCATGCTCGTCTCGGCGATGTCCATCGCCTCCTGGGTCGTTGCCCCTAAATCGGCGTACTCTTTCTCGTATTCGCCGTCGGTGTCAGTCATCGGTGGTCACCTCCGCCATCTCGTTCGTGGTTCGCGCTTCCAGGTCACCCTCCACGGAGAGGGTGATGTCCCGGAGTCTGTCCTCTATCTCTTCGCTCGCGTCCCAGAGATCCCGGTCGATGGCCTCGAGCAACGTCGCCGTGATGGACTCGAGTGCCCACGGATTGACGTCTTTCATCCACTCCTGGCGATCCTCGTCGAAGGCGTAGGCTTCGGCGACGTCCTCCCAGAGCCGGTCGCTGATGACGCCCGTCGTGGCGTCCCAGCCGAGCGTGACGTCGACCGTCGTCGAGAGGTCGCCCGCGCCCTTGTAGCCGTGTTCCTCCATGGAGTCGAGCCAGTCGGGGTTGAGTACGCGG contains:
- a CDS encoding cob(I)yrinic acid a,c-diamide adenosyltransferase; this encodes MTDDTDTDTDPIARTPGKGRTPDAREIEPRAPEEFGLTQVWWGNGKGKTTAALGMAFRAAGHGYRVHLLQFMKGGADSVEDVRGEYNAIAEIPGLSYENTGSYGWHGFLDGSEDDEHEAKAKGALERARELVDAAGEADLAEPLALEAGPEAGVHMLVVDEIIYAANRELIAPEDVLDLLERKPDGLELVLTGGHERPDYLLEEADLVTNVRKEKHPIDAGQRARKGTEY
- a CDS encoding cobyrinic acid a,c-diamide synthase, producing MTGTCGPPGFVLGGVSSGVGKTVATLAIIQALEDAGYAVQPAKAGPDFIDPSHHEAVAGRPSRTLDLWLCGEEGVRRNYARGEGGIDGSHPSSRGTSSPAICVVEGVMGLYDGDGSSTAMVAEALSLPVVLVVDAKAGMESVGATALGFREYAAEIGREIEVAGIIAQRAHGGRHEQGIRDALPDDLAYFGRIPPNPDLEIPDRHLGLHMGEEAALPEAALSEAAETLEADRLADVAREPPEPASSPEPGPTVDARVAVADDAAFCFRYPATLERFRERADLVTFSPLAGDPVPDCDGVYLPGGYPELHAGELESAGTLSELGRLASEGLPVLGECGGLMAMSQTLTTAEGNTHEMAGIVPADVTMHDRYQALDHVELEAVDGTLTAEAGERLRGHEFHYSSADVDGDARFAFETVRGDGIDGDHDGLTEYDALGTYVHVHADSGAFDTFLERL
- a CDS encoding cobalt-precorrin-7 (C(5))-methyltransferase, producing the protein MSGEYDLEAGPDPATFAAAAAESDIDEATDDPVYAVGVGPGNLEYLTPRGERAIREADVVVGFTTVVEFVAECTDADLLTCGYKDEAEALEEFGRRVANGESGTAVAMGDPNHSGYQFVGKVQDAVEREDPDVPVRVIPGISSIQVAASRARTPKEDSTFVTLHKSGDVSADVDRLASVVGDRHLLVLPRPYDIMPGDIAEFLLENGADPDLEALVLEKLTHEDEQIHRFTLGELAEHAGGDGKGDTPFSDLVVLAVRREVAIE
- a CDS encoding precorrin-8X methylmutase, which translates into the protein MTDTDGEYEKEYADLGATTQEAMDIAETSMDIVRQFVPDETLADRMRQKSVHSMGDIEFQHLIRFTGGDELDDDEDAPVRAGARAVLEEANIVTDITMPQAGITGRGHDCAKHKAIGHGAELAKETGMTRTASGVLELDKQGIYEDSIATVGNAPTAAFALADCIENGTRPAVVVATPVGFVKAEESRQRIREVSEEYGVPAITNVGRRGGSGLAAALTNELIHVAKDVRTDELELERVADDRRADEGEK